One window from the genome of Candidatus Rickettsiella isopodorum encodes:
- the rplV gene encoding 50S ribosomal protein L22: MEVAAHLKYARLSPQKCRLVADQVRGLTVEKALQILDNSVKKNAKAIRKVLESAVANAEHNAGADIDTLKVSTIFVDEGSTLKRMHARAKGRSNRILKPTCHITVKVSDDNGEKN; the protein is encoded by the coding sequence GTGGAAGTTGCAGCACATTTAAAATACGCACGATTATCACCGCAAAAGTGTCGATTAGTAGCGGATCAAGTACGCGGATTGACCGTGGAAAAAGCACTGCAAATATTGGACAATAGTGTCAAGAAAAATGCTAAGGCGATAAGAAAAGTTTTAGAATCAGCCGTAGCGAATGCAGAACATAATGCGGGCGCTGATATCGACACACTGAAGGTATCAACTATTTTTGTTGATGAAGGCTCTACTTTAAAGCGTATGCATGCCAGAGCTAAAGGTCGGAGTAATCGCATACTAAAACCAACTTGTCACATAACAGTAAAAGTGTCAGATGATAATGGGGAGAAAAACTAA
- the rpsS gene encoding 30S ribosomal protein S19, whose translation MPRSVKKGPYIQGHLTKKVQAAQVASVKRPIKTWSRSSMILPEMIGLTIAVHNGRDFVPIYITENMIGHKLGEFSITRTFRSHRAADKKAKGTDEKK comes from the coding sequence GTGCCACGCTCAGTAAAAAAAGGTCCCTATATACAGGGACATTTAACGAAAAAGGTACAAGCAGCCCAAGTGGCTAGTGTTAAACGACCTATTAAAACTTGGTCGCGTAGCTCTATGATTTTGCCTGAAATGATAGGTTTGACGATAGCCGTTCATAATGGTCGGGATTTTGTTCCTATCTACATTACAGAAAATATGATAGGTCATAAATTGGGAGAGTTTTCAATTACACGTACTTTCCGTAGCCATAGAGCAGCCGATAAGAAAGCCAAAGGCACAGATGAAAAAAAGTAG
- the rplB gene encoding 50S ribosomal protein L2 codes for MPSKKANPTSPGRRFVVEVSKVGLHKGKPHSRLLAPKPKKGGRNNQGRITTRHQGGGHKQQYRLVDFKRDKEGITGRAERIEYDPNRTAHIALIVYPDGERRYILAPNDLKVGMEVTAGPEALIRSGNSLPLRNIPVGTVLHAIELKPGKGAQLARSAGAYVQLIAREGDYATIRLRSGELRKIPVECKASIGVVSNNDHNLRSLGKAGASRWRGIRPTVRGVAMNPVDHPHGGGEGKTSGGRHPVSPWGLPTKGYKTRRNKRNEKMIVQRRKKK; via the coding sequence ATGCCTAGTAAAAAAGCAAATCCTACCTCGCCAGGTCGACGTTTTGTCGTTGAGGTCTCCAAAGTAGGTCTACATAAAGGTAAACCGCATAGTCGTTTATTGGCTCCAAAACCTAAAAAAGGTGGACGTAATAATCAAGGGAGAATTACAACACGTCATCAAGGTGGAGGTCATAAACAGCAGTATCGTTTGGTTGACTTCAAGCGTGACAAAGAAGGAATCACTGGCCGCGCTGAAAGAATAGAGTACGACCCAAACCGTACCGCTCACATCGCTTTAATAGTGTATCCGGATGGTGAACGACGTTATATTTTGGCACCGAATGACCTTAAAGTGGGCATGGAAGTGACAGCGGGTCCAGAAGCGTTGATACGTTCTGGTAATTCTCTTCCTTTGCGTAATATTCCTGTTGGAACAGTATTACATGCGATTGAACTCAAGCCTGGTAAAGGAGCTCAGTTAGCACGCAGTGCGGGCGCGTATGTACAGCTGATTGCACGTGAAGGAGATTATGCTACTATACGGCTGCGATCGGGTGAGCTGAGAAAAATACCCGTTGAATGTAAAGCGAGCATAGGTGTTGTTAGTAATAATGATCATAATCTGCGTTCTTTAGGAAAGGCAGGGGCATCCCGTTGGCGTGGAATTCGCCCTACCGTCAGAGGTGTGGCGATGAACCCAGTCGATCATCCACATGGTGGTGGTGAAGGTAAAACTTCAGGTGGACGACATCCTGTCAGTCCTTGGGGTCTTCCAACCAAGGGTTATAAGACTCGTCGAAATAAACGCAATGAAAAAATGATCGTACAACGACGCAAAAAGAAATAA
- the rplW gene encoding 50S ribosomal protein L23, which yields MMNIALTQQLRRFKIIERPHLSEKSTMLADKHRQFVFKVLKNANKSEIKQAVESLFNVKVNAIQLLNVKPKDRRFKQVEGQLKGWKKAYVSLKAGYDIDFTGTK from the coding sequence ATGATGAATATTGCCTTAACTCAGCAGTTGCGCCGGTTTAAAATTATTGAAAGACCACATTTGTCGGAAAAGTCTACCATGCTAGCGGATAAGCATCGTCAATTTGTATTTAAAGTATTAAAAAATGCGAATAAATCAGAAATCAAACAAGCAGTAGAATCTCTGTTTAATGTTAAAGTAAATGCTATTCAACTCTTGAATGTAAAGCCTAAAGATCGGCGCTTTAAGCAAGTTGAAGGTCAATTAAAAGGTTGGAAAAAAGCGTATGTAAGCTTGAAAGCGGGTTACGACATTGATTTTACCGGAACAAAATAG
- the rplD gene encoding 50S ribosomal protein L4, translating into MQVALVTKNGSNQELQLSEAVFGCRFNEPLIHQVVTAYLAGGRQGTRAQKNRAAVSGGGKKPWKQKGMGRARAGTIRSPLWRSGGVTFAASTQDFSQKVNKKMYRAAMRSICSELLRQDRFVVLESFELEKAKTRDLLAKLQELKINQKVLIVLEEINENIYLAARNLHKIELTDVEAIHPVNLIHYEKILITAPALKQIEELLA; encoded by the coding sequence ATGCAAGTGGCTTTAGTAACAAAGAATGGTTCGAATCAAGAATTACAGCTGTCAGAAGCTGTTTTCGGATGTCGTTTTAATGAACCTTTAATTCATCAAGTGGTCACTGCTTATTTAGCAGGAGGACGGCAAGGTACACGTGCGCAGAAAAATCGCGCTGCAGTGAGTGGTGGCGGAAAGAAACCTTGGAAACAAAAAGGTATGGGGCGCGCAAGAGCAGGTACTATTCGCAGCCCATTGTGGCGTAGTGGTGGAGTTACTTTCGCAGCAAGTACGCAAGACTTTTCGCAAAAAGTAAATAAAAAAATGTATCGTGCTGCGATGCGATCGATTTGTTCAGAATTATTACGCCAAGACCGGTTTGTCGTTTTGGAATCCTTTGAACTTGAAAAAGCTAAAACACGTGATTTACTGGCTAAACTCCAAGAACTCAAAATTAACCAAAAAGTGCTGATTGTTCTTGAAGAAATTAATGAAAATATTTATTTAGCGGCAAGAAATTTACATAAGATTGAGTTAACCGATGTAGAAGCTATCCATCCTGTTAACTTAATTCATTATGAAAAGATATTAATTACTGCGCCTGCTTTAAAACAAATTGAGGAGCTATTAGCATGA
- the rplC gene encoding 50S ribosomal protein L3, producing MTMGLIGRKCGMTQIYAENGAAIPVTLIEILPNRVVQIKTKERDGYESVQVTTDKKSSSRLNKPEAGHFAKANVEPGKGLWEFKLNDEDSEFIKDLSLGKEITVDKLFKLGAWVDVTGTNKGKGFAGVVKRHHFATQDATHGNSLSHRAPGSIGQRQSPGRVFKGKKMCGQLGNHRCTIQSLEVVKVDSERHLLHIKGAIPGAPGGQVIVKPAVRKKNKRNKG from the coding sequence ATGACAATGGGTTTAATAGGTCGAAAATGTGGTATGACGCAGATATATGCTGAAAATGGCGCAGCGATACCTGTCACACTCATTGAAATACTACCTAATCGTGTGGTTCAAATTAAAACTAAAGAACGCGATGGGTATGAATCTGTTCAAGTAACCACCGATAAAAAATCTTCTTCGCGTCTCAATAAGCCTGAAGCAGGTCATTTTGCTAAGGCAAATGTTGAGCCTGGAAAAGGTCTTTGGGAATTTAAATTAAATGATGAGGATAGTGAATTTATTAAAGATTTATCATTAGGAAAAGAAATTACCGTTGATAAATTATTTAAATTAGGTGCGTGGGTAGATGTAACAGGGACTAATAAAGGTAAAGGATTTGCCGGCGTTGTTAAGCGGCACCACTTTGCTACGCAAGATGCTACGCATGGTAACTCGCTTTCACATCGTGCGCCCGGTTCTATAGGTCAACGTCAATCACCGGGTCGAGTATTTAAGGGAAAAAAAATGTGCGGGCAGTTAGGGAATCATCGCTGTACGATTCAATCTTTAGAAGTGGTTAAGGTCGATTCTGAAAGGCATTTGCTGCATATAAAAGGAGCGATACCAGGTGCACCTGGTGGACAGGTTATTGTTAAACCTGCGGTAAGAAAAAAGAATAAACGAAACAAAGGTTGA
- the rpsJ gene encoding 30S ribosomal protein S10, with translation MSLQSQDFRIVLHAFDHRLIDKATEKIVSSLKRTGAIICPIPLPTKIKKLTINTSPHVDKDARDQYEIRTHKRLIDVYASTDKTADALKRLDDLPSEVSIELRTMSDKKEKSDKKDK, from the coding sequence ATGTCTTTACAAAGTCAAGATTTTCGTATTGTGTTACATGCGTTTGATCATCGTTTAATTGATAAGGCAACAGAGAAGATTGTAAGTTCATTAAAACGTACCGGTGCGATCATTTGTCCTATCCCTTTACCGACAAAGATTAAGAAGTTAACGATTAATACTTCGCCGCATGTTGATAAAGACGCTCGTGATCAATATGAAATACGTACACATAAACGTTTAATAGATGTTTACGCTTCAACTGATAAAACAGCAGATGCGCTTAAGCGTCTGGATGATTTACCTTCTGAGGTTAGTATCGAGCTACGAACCATGAGTGATAAAAAAGAAAAGAGCGACAAAAAAGATAAGTAA
- the tuf gene encoding elongation factor Tu: protein MAIGKFERNKPHLNVGTIGHVDHGKTTLTAAITKCMADKFGGEAVAFDKIDKAPEEKARGITISTSHVEYESDKRHYAHVDCPGHADYVKNMITGAAQMDGAILVVSAADGPMPQTREHILLARQVGVPNIVVFMNKCDMVDDAELLDLVEMEIRELLSKYEFPGDDIPVIRGSAKKAIEGDCEGGGVYALVKAMDDYFPEPVRDTEKPFLMPIEDVFTISGRGTVVTGRVERGIVKVGDAVQVVGLRAVQDTAVTGVEMFRKLLDQGEAGDNIGALIRGLKREDVERGQVLAKPGTVEAWTEFEAEIYVLTKEEGGRHTAFMNNYKPQFYFRTTDVTGTIKLPEGSEMVMPGDNVKITVTLMNEYGVAMEKGLRFAIREGGKTVGSGVVSNLLKKGKKA from the coding sequence ATGGCCATTGGAAAATTTGAACGAAATAAGCCCCACTTAAACGTGGGAACTATAGGCCACGTTGATCATGGTAAGACAACATTGACGGCAGCGATTACCAAATGTATGGCAGATAAGTTTGGTGGTGAAGCAGTTGCGTTTGATAAAATTGATAAAGCGCCAGAAGAAAAAGCCCGTGGTATCACTATTTCAACCTCACATGTTGAGTATGAAAGCGATAAGCGCCACTATGCGCATGTTGATTGTCCCGGTCACGCCGATTATGTCAAAAACATGATTACCGGTGCGGCACAAATGGACGGTGCGATACTTGTGGTGAGTGCAGCTGATGGCCCCATGCCACAGACACGCGAACACATATTGTTAGCACGACAAGTAGGTGTACCTAATATCGTTGTGTTTATGAATAAATGCGACATGGTAGATGATGCAGAATTATTAGATTTAGTGGAAATGGAAATCAGAGAATTACTTTCTAAATATGAATTTCCTGGTGATGATATTCCAGTTATTCGTGGATCAGCTAAAAAAGCCATAGAAGGTGATTGTGAAGGGGGTGGTGTTTATGCCTTGGTTAAGGCAATGGATGACTATTTCCCAGAACCTGTTCGTGATACCGAAAAACCTTTCTTAATGCCTATCGAAGATGTCTTTACTATTTCAGGTCGTGGTACGGTAGTAACTGGCCGTGTAGAACGCGGAATTGTTAAAGTGGGTGATGCGGTGCAAGTGGTTGGTTTAAGAGCAGTACAAGATACAGCAGTAACAGGTGTGGAAATGTTCCGTAAGTTGCTTGATCAAGGTGAAGCAGGCGACAACATAGGTGCGTTGATCCGAGGATTAAAACGTGAAGATGTGGAACGCGGACAAGTATTGGCTAAGCCAGGTACAGTAGAAGCTTGGACTGAATTTGAAGCGGAAATTTATGTGCTGACGAAGGAAGAGGGTGGTCGTCACACGGCATTCATGAATAATTATAAACCACAATTTTATTTCAGAACGACCGATGTTACTGGAACGATTAAGCTTCCCGAAGGATCTGAAATGGTTATGCCGGGTGATAACGTTAAGATAACAGTGACGCTGATGAATGAATATGGTGTTGCCATGGAAAAAGGCTTACGTTTCGCCATTCGTGAAGGTGGTAAAACCGTAGGATCGGGTGTTGTTTCTAATCTCCTTAAAAAAGGTAAAAAGGCCTAA